One genomic region from Yersinia canariae encodes:
- the mlaD gene encoding outer membrane lipid asymmetry maintenance protein MlaD encodes MQTKKSEVWVGAFILIAILAVVFLCLKVADIKSVGNQPTYRIYANFDNIGGLKNNSPVKIGGVVVGRVADITLDTKNYSPRVAIDIQQRYNHIPDTSSLAVRTSGLLGEQFLALNVGFEDPDMGTSILKDGGVIQDTKSALVLEDLIGQFLYKSGGDGNSDTPASEPAAAPAPANGSLPATQHP; translated from the coding sequence ATGCAAACGAAGAAAAGTGAAGTCTGGGTAGGGGCGTTTATACTTATTGCTATTCTGGCGGTGGTATTCCTGTGCTTGAAAGTGGCGGATATCAAATCCGTGGGTAATCAGCCGACTTACCGGATTTATGCAAATTTTGACAATATTGGTGGTCTAAAGAATAACTCGCCGGTCAAAATTGGTGGGGTTGTCGTTGGGCGAGTCGCTGATATTACTCTGGATACCAAAAACTACAGTCCACGTGTGGCGATAGATATTCAACAACGCTATAACCATATCCCGGACACCAGTTCCTTGGCGGTGCGCACTTCCGGTTTGTTGGGTGAGCAGTTCCTGGCGCTCAATGTCGGTTTTGAAGACCCTGACATGGGAACCAGTATTTTGAAAGATGGTGGCGTGATTCAAGACACCAAATCTGCATTGGTTCTGGAGGATCTTATCGGCCAGTTCTTGTACAAGAGTGGCGGTGATGGTAATTCTGATACACCAGCCAGTGAGCCGGCAGCAGCACCTGCGCCAGCAAATGGCAGCTTGCCTGCAACTCAACATCCTTAA
- the mlaE gene encoding lipid asymmetry maintenance ABC transporter permease subunit MlaE, which translates to MFVQVLASLGRRGINVCASFGRAGLMLFNALVGRPEPRKQWPLLLKQLYSVGVQSLLIIVVSGLFIGMVLGLQGFLILTTYSAEASLGMMVSLSLLRELGPVVTALLFAGRAGSALTAEIGLMKATEQISSLEMMAIDPLRRVVAPRFWAGLISMPLLTAIFVAVGIWGGSVVGVDWKGIDGGFFWSAMQNAVEWRTDLLNCLIKSLVFAITVTWIALFNGYDAVPTSEGISRATTRTVVHSSLAVLGLDFVLTALMFGN; encoded by the coding sequence ATGTTTGTACAGGTGTTAGCGTCTTTGGGTCGCAGGGGAATCAATGTCTGCGCATCCTTTGGTCGCGCAGGTTTAATGCTGTTTAATGCGCTGGTCGGGCGGCCTGAACCACGAAAACAGTGGCCATTACTGCTCAAGCAGCTGTATAGCGTTGGGGTGCAATCCTTACTGATTATCGTGGTTTCCGGTCTGTTTATTGGCATGGTTCTGGGCTTACAGGGCTTTTTGATCCTGACCACGTACAGTGCGGAAGCCAGTCTCGGGATGATGGTTTCTTTATCATTACTGCGAGAGTTAGGGCCAGTGGTTACGGCCTTGCTCTTTGCTGGCCGTGCCGGTTCAGCCCTGACAGCAGAAATTGGTTTGATGAAAGCCACTGAACAGATTTCCAGTCTGGAAATGATGGCTATCGACCCTCTGCGGCGGGTGGTGGCTCCCCGGTTCTGGGCTGGTCTTATCAGCATGCCACTATTGACCGCTATTTTTGTTGCCGTCGGCATCTGGGGCGGTTCTGTGGTCGGTGTCGACTGGAAGGGGATTGATGGCGGTTTCTTCTGGTCTGCAATGCAAAATGCCGTTGAGTGGCGCACTGATTTACTCAATTGCCTTATTAAGAGCCTGGTATTTGCCATTACCGTGACGTGGATTGCGCTGTTTAATGGTTATGATGCGGTCCCAACATCTGAAGGGATTAGCCGGGCAACGACCCGTACTGTTGTGCATTCGTCACTGGCGGTATTGGGATTAGATTTTGTGCTGACAGCACTGATGTTTGGGAACTGA
- the mlaF gene encoding phospholipid ABC transporter ATP-binding protein MlaF, which translates to MNQLASNLIEIRGMSFTRGERPIFADINMTVPRGKVTAIMGPSGIGKTTLLRLIGGQLAPDTGEIWFDGDNIPALSRQRLYDVRKKMSMLFQSGALFTDLTVFENVAFPLREHSRLPEELLHSTVMMKLEAVGLRGAANLMPAELSGGMARRAALARAIALDPELIMFDEPFVGQDPITMGVLVKLIDELNHALGVTCVVVSHDVPEVLSIADYAYIVADQHVIAEGTPEQLQANDDMRVRQFLDGIADGPVPFRYPAGDYKTELLDLK; encoded by the coding sequence ATGAACCAACTGGCGTCGAATTTGATAGAGATCCGCGGGATGAGTTTTACCCGTGGTGAGCGTCCGATATTCGCCGATATCAACATGACGGTCCCGCGCGGTAAAGTCACTGCGATTATGGGGCCTTCAGGGATTGGTAAAACCACTTTGCTGCGCCTGATTGGCGGGCAACTTGCGCCAGATACCGGTGAAATTTGGTTTGATGGTGATAATATTCCGGCGCTTTCTCGCCAGCGTTTGTATGATGTGCGCAAGAAAATGAGCATGTTGTTTCAATCTGGCGCGTTATTCACCGATTTGACCGTGTTTGAGAATGTGGCTTTTCCATTGCGCGAACATAGCCGTTTACCGGAAGAGCTGCTGCATAGCACGGTGATGATGAAGTTAGAGGCCGTGGGGTTGCGTGGCGCGGCTAATTTAATGCCCGCAGAGCTTTCAGGGGGTATGGCGCGCCGTGCCGCATTGGCGCGGGCAATTGCCCTTGATCCCGAATTGATCATGTTTGATGAGCCTTTTGTCGGGCAGGACCCCATCACCATGGGCGTGCTGGTAAAACTGATCGATGAGCTGAATCATGCATTGGGTGTCACTTGCGTAGTGGTCTCCCATGATGTGCCAGAAGTGCTGAGTATCGCTGATTATGCTTATATTGTTGCCGATCAGCACGTCATTGCTGAAGGAACACCTGAGCAGCTACAAGCCAATGATGATATGCGGGTGCGTCAGTTCCTCGATGGTATTGCCGACGGGCCGGTGCCTTTCCGTTACCCGGCTGGTGATTATAAAACTGAGCTGTTAGACCTAAAGTAA
- a CDS encoding calcium/sodium antiporter produces the protein MFLAITLLIIGLVLLVYGADRLVYGAAVLSRSFGIPPLIIGMTIVGIGTSLPELIVSVTAALNNQTDMAVGNVLGSNITNLLLIVGGAALIRPLTVRSEILRRELPLMLVVTVLCGFLLADNHLSRGDGVILLLAAAAFIILMLKIARLAHSQGNDILTREQLAELPQDSSNTVALLWLVLAFIILPLSAKMIIDNATVIARVAGVSELVIGLTVIAIGTSLPELATFIAGALKGEDDMAVGNIIGSNIFNIVIVLGVPALLSPGDINPDAFQRDYWVMLGVSVIFTVLCLGRKHRIGHMAGALLLCGFIAYIAVLIP, from the coding sequence ATGTTTCTTGCGATAACACTATTAATCATTGGCTTGGTTTTACTGGTGTACGGCGCCGATCGATTAGTTTATGGCGCTGCCGTGTTATCACGTTCTTTCGGTATCCCGCCACTTATTATTGGGATGACGATTGTCGGTATTGGCACTTCGCTACCGGAGCTTATTGTCTCCGTCACGGCGGCATTGAATAATCAAACGGATATGGCGGTCGGGAATGTGCTGGGTTCTAATATTACCAATCTATTACTGATTGTTGGCGGTGCAGCCCTAATACGCCCACTGACCGTGCGCTCAGAGATTTTACGCCGCGAATTACCCTTGATGTTAGTCGTGACAGTATTATGCGGTTTCTTGCTGGCAGATAACCACCTTAGCCGAGGGGATGGTGTTATTTTACTCTTGGCGGCGGCCGCTTTTATTATCCTGATGCTAAAAATTGCGCGCCTGGCTCATTCGCAAGGAAATGACATTCTCACCCGCGAACAATTGGCAGAATTACCCCAAGACAGCAGTAATACCGTCGCATTATTATGGCTAGTGCTGGCATTTATTATTTTGCCGCTATCCGCCAAAATGATTATCGACAATGCCACGGTCATCGCCAGAGTCGCAGGGGTCAGTGAATTGGTTATCGGGTTGACTGTCATCGCCATTGGCACCAGTTTACCCGAGTTGGCCACCTTTATCGCCGGTGCTTTAAAAGGTGAAGATGATATGGCGGTCGGTAATATCATCGGCTCAAATATTTTTAATATTGTTATTGTGTTAGGTGTCCCCGCATTGCTGTCTCCTGGTGATATCAATCCCGATGCTTTCCAGCGAGATTACTGGGTAATGCTCGGTGTCAGTGTGATATTCACTGTACTTTGTCTGGGGCGTAAACATCGAATCGGCCATATGGCGGGCGCTCTGTTATTATGTGGGTTTATCGCTTACATAGCGGTGCTTATACCCTAA
- the kdsD gene encoding arabinose-5-phosphate isomerase KdsD, whose translation MSSSDLQPNTDLQPRVDFQQAGKQVLQIERDGLAQLDQYINDDFTKACEAIFNCHGKVVVMGMGKSGHIGCKIAATFASTGSPSFFVHPGEASHGDLGMITPQDIVLAISNSGESNEILALIPVLKRQKIQLICMSNNPESTMGKAADIHLCIKVPQEACPLGLAPTTSTTATLVMGDALAVALLQARGFTQEDFALSHPGGALGRKLLLRISDIMHTGADIPHVSPDATLRDALLEITRKNLGLTVICDDLMMIKGIFTDGDLRRVFDMGIDLNNAKIADVMTSGGIRVRPTMLAVDALNLMESRHITAVLVADGDQLLGVVHMHDMLRAGVV comes from the coding sequence ATGTCTTCTTCTGATTTACAGCCGAATACGGATTTACAACCCAGAGTTGATTTCCAACAGGCTGGTAAACAAGTATTACAGATTGAGCGCGATGGGCTGGCACAGCTTGATCAATATATTAATGACGACTTTACCAAAGCGTGCGAAGCAATATTTAACTGCCACGGTAAAGTTGTCGTGATGGGGATGGGTAAGTCTGGCCATATTGGGTGCAAAATTGCCGCGACGTTTGCCAGTACCGGCTCCCCGTCATTCTTTGTCCACCCCGGCGAAGCCAGTCATGGTGATCTGGGCATGATCACGCCGCAAGATATCGTGTTAGCTATCTCCAACTCGGGGGAGTCCAACGAAATCCTTGCCTTGATCCCTGTCCTTAAGCGTCAGAAAATTCAGCTTATTTGTATGAGCAACAACCCAGAAAGCACCATGGGCAAAGCGGCTGATATTCACTTGTGCATCAAAGTCCCGCAAGAAGCTTGTCCACTGGGATTGGCCCCCACCACCAGCACGACCGCCACATTAGTGATGGGAGATGCGCTCGCCGTTGCTTTGCTACAGGCGCGGGGCTTCACTCAGGAAGATTTTGCCCTCTCCCATCCGGGCGGCGCACTGGGGCGCAAATTGTTATTGCGGATCAGCGATATTATGCACACGGGTGCCGACATTCCTCACGTCAGCCCTGATGCCACATTGCGGGATGCATTACTGGAGATTACTCGGAAAAATCTGGGTTTAACCGTAATCTGTGACGACTTGATGATGATTAAAGGTATCTTTACCGACGGTGACTTGCGCCGGGTATTCGATATGGGCATCGACTTGAATAACGCGAAAATCGCAGATGTGATGACCAGCGGCGGTATACGGGTTCGTCCAACCATGTTGGCGGTGGATGCGCTCAACCTGATGGAGTCACGTCATATTACCGCGGTGTTAGTGGCCGATGGTGACCAATTATTGGGTGTCGTCCATATGCACGACATGCTGAGAGCTGGAGTCGTCTGA
- the kdsC gene encoding 3-deoxy-manno-octulosonate-8-phosphatase KdsC: MNNTVYLDTCYGPVASSVINRAANIRLLICDVDGVMSDGLIYMGNQGEELKAFNVRDGYGIRCLITSGIEVAIITGRRAKLLEDRANTLGITHLYQGQSDKLVAYNELLVALKCQPEQVAYIGDDLIDWPVMAQVGLSVAVADAHPLLIPKAHYVTHINGGRGAVRELCDLILLAQGKLEGAKGLSI; this comes from the coding sequence ATGAATAACACTGTATATCTGGACACATGCTACGGCCCAGTGGCTAGCAGCGTTATAAACCGTGCGGCTAACATTCGCTTATTGATCTGTGATGTTGACGGTGTCATGTCTGATGGCCTGATTTACATGGGTAATCAGGGTGAAGAACTGAAAGCTTTCAATGTGCGGGATGGCTATGGTATCCGCTGCCTGATAACCTCTGGTATTGAAGTGGCAATTATTACGGGTCGCCGCGCCAAATTATTGGAAGACCGGGCCAACACCTTAGGCATTACCCACCTTTATCAAGGGCAATCTGATAAGCTGGTCGCCTATAACGAATTATTAGTCGCATTAAAATGCCAGCCTGAGCAGGTTGCTTATATTGGTGATGACTTAATTGACTGGCCCGTGATGGCGCAAGTTGGCTTATCTGTCGCCGTGGCGGATGCCCATCCATTACTCATTCCCAAAGCGCATTATGTTACACACATCAATGGCGGGCGTGGTGCGGTACGCGAACTATGTGATTTGATATTATTGGCCCAAGGTAAACTCGAAGGTGCCAAAGGATTGTCGATATGA
- the lptC gene encoding LPS export ABC transporter periplasmic protein LptC — MSKTRLWISISLALIALALIGWNFSDFNQQDTRSVADDKEPSSQSQHTVTVVFNPVGQLSYKLVAEEVQNFTAQELTWFTRPVMTMFDENAVATWTIRADRAKLTNDKMLYLYGHVEVDSLTPDAQLQKIKTDNAQVNLITQDVSSDDEVTLFGVGFTSNGMKMRGNLRDKTAELIEKVKTSYEIQK; from the coding sequence ATGAGTAAAACAAGACTATGGATATCAATATCCTTAGCACTGATTGCTTTAGCCTTGATTGGCTGGAATTTTTCCGATTTCAATCAACAGGATACACGAAGTGTGGCCGATGATAAGGAACCCTCATCACAAAGCCAACATACTGTAACTGTGGTTTTTAATCCGGTCGGGCAACTGAGTTATAAACTGGTGGCAGAAGAGGTTCAGAACTTCACCGCACAAGAGCTGACCTGGTTTACCAGGCCGGTGATGACGATGTTTGATGAGAATGCTGTCGCCACTTGGACAATACGCGCAGATCGCGCCAAGCTGACCAATGATAAGATGCTTTATTTGTATGGTCACGTGGAGGTTGATAGCCTAACTCCTGACGCACAGTTACAAAAAATTAAAACTGATAACGCCCAGGTTAATTTGATCACTCAGGATGTATCCTCAGACGATGAAGTTACCCTCTTTGGTGTTGGATTTACATCTAACGGCATGAAAATGCGCGGTAACTTGCGGGATAAAACCGCCGAGCTGATTGAAAAGGTTAAAACCTCTTATGAAATCCAAAAATAA
- the lptA gene encoding lipopolysaccharide ABC transporter substrate-binding protein LptA — MKSKNKICHFLLASSLLAASLPALALTGDTDQPVLVDSVKQALDMAANTVTFTDNVIIKQGTIEIKADKVVVTRPGGDQSKMVIEGFGNPVTFYQMQDSGKPVKGHGQKLRYEVANDFVVLTGDAYLEQLDSNIKGDRITYLVKKQQMEAFSDKGKRVTTVLLPSQLQDKGPAASGQKKSN, encoded by the coding sequence ATGAAATCCAAAAATAAAATTTGTCATTTTTTGCTTGCCAGCTCACTTTTAGCCGCAAGCCTGCCTGCATTAGCTTTAACCGGCGATACGGACCAACCCGTTCTGGTCGATTCGGTCAAACAAGCGTTAGATATGGCAGCGAATACCGTCACATTTACTGATAATGTGATAATCAAGCAAGGCACTATTGAAATTAAGGCTGATAAAGTCGTGGTTACCCGTCCGGGCGGTGATCAGAGCAAAATGGTCATTGAAGGGTTTGGTAATCCGGTGACTTTCTATCAGATGCAAGACAGCGGTAAACCCGTCAAAGGCCATGGACAGAAACTGCGTTATGAAGTCGCTAACGATTTTGTCGTATTGACCGGTGATGCCTATCTGGAGCAGCTTGATAGCAATATCAAAGGCGATCGCATCACTTATCTGGTGAAAAAACAGCAGATGGAAGCCTTCAGTGATAAAGGCAAACGCGTCACAACAGTGCTATTACCGTCCCAATTACAAGATAAAGGGCCAGCAGCTTCAGGCCAAAAGAAGAGTAACTAA
- the lptB gene encoding LPS export ABC transporter ATP-binding protein has translation MATLIAEKLAKAYKGRKVVEDVSLKVKSGEIVGLLGPNGAGKTTTFYMVVGIVQRDAGRIVIDDEDISLLPLHERALRGIGYLPQEASIFRRLSVFNNLMAVLEIRKDLSSEQRQERADELMEEFHITHLRDSLGQSLSGGERRRVEIARALAANPKFILLDEPFAGVDPISVIDIKKIIEHLRDSGLGVLITDHNVRETLDVCERAYIVSQGHLIAHGTPQEILADEQVKRVYLGEEFRL, from the coding sequence ATGGCAACATTAATCGCAGAAAAACTGGCTAAGGCGTACAAAGGCCGTAAAGTGGTCGAAGACGTTAGCCTGAAAGTAAAGTCCGGTGAGATTGTCGGTTTACTTGGGCCGAATGGCGCGGGAAAGACCACCACTTTTTATATGGTCGTCGGTATTGTCCAACGTGACGCCGGGCGCATTGTGATTGATGATGAAGATATCAGCCTCTTGCCTTTGCATGAGCGCGCGCTGCGCGGGATTGGCTATTTACCCCAAGAGGCCTCGATCTTCCGCCGCCTGAGTGTCTTTAACAACCTGATGGCGGTGCTGGAAATCCGTAAAGACCTCTCGTCTGAGCAACGTCAGGAGCGGGCCGATGAGTTAATGGAAGAGTTCCATATTACTCATTTACGTGACAGTCTAGGCCAATCACTTTCTGGCGGTGAACGTCGTCGTGTTGAAATCGCCCGAGCGCTGGCCGCGAATCCTAAGTTTATTCTGCTGGATGAGCCTTTTGCCGGTGTTGACCCGATTTCTGTTATTGATATCAAAAAAATTATTGAGCATCTGCGCGACAGTGGCCTCGGTGTACTCATTACCGACCATAACGTGCGTGAGACGCTAGACGTTTGTGAGCGGGCTTACATTGTAAGCCAAGGGCATTTAATCGCTCACGGCACACCACAGGAAATTTTGGCTGACGAACAAGTTAAACGTGTTTATCTGGGTGAGGAGTTCCGCCTTTAA
- the rpoN gene encoding RNA polymerase factor sigma-54 — translation MKQGLQLKFSQQLAMTPQLQQAIRLLQLSTLELQQEIQLALESNPLLEQTDLHEEIDAKETVDSESLDTREALEQKDMPEELPLDATWDEIYTAGTPSGMGNDYSDDELPVYQGETTQTLQDYLMWQVDLTPFSETDAAIATSIVDAVDETGYLTVPLEDILESMGDENVALDEVEAVLKRIQHFDPIGVAARNLRECLLVQLSQYAKDTPYLAEARLVISDYLDLLGNHDFRTMIRLSRLKEDTLKEAIALIQSLDPRPGQSINTGESEYVIPDVLVRKDKGHWTVELNADSIPRLKINQQYAAMGSNTRNDSDGQFIRSNLQEAKWLIKSLDSRNETLLKVARCIVEQQVAFFENGPEFMKPMVLADIAQAVDMHESTISRVTTQKFLHSPRGIFELKYFFSSHVNTESGGEASSTAIRALVKKLVAAENPAKPLSDSKLTTLLCEQGIMVARRTVAKYRESLSIPPSNQRKQLV, via the coding sequence ATGAAGCAAGGTTTGCAACTCAAGTTCAGCCAACAATTGGCAATGACTCCGCAGCTACAGCAGGCTATTCGTCTGTTGCAGCTTTCTACGCTAGAACTCCAGCAGGAGATTCAGTTAGCGCTGGAGAGTAACCCCTTGCTTGAGCAAACCGATCTTCATGAAGAGATAGATGCGAAAGAAACAGTCGACAGTGAATCGCTTGATACCCGCGAAGCGCTAGAACAAAAAGATATGCCGGAAGAACTGCCACTGGATGCTACTTGGGATGAAATTTACACCGCCGGTACGCCATCCGGTATGGGCAATGATTACAGTGACGATGAACTGCCGGTCTATCAGGGGGAAACCACCCAAACCCTGCAAGACTATTTGATGTGGCAAGTTGACCTGACGCCCTTTTCCGAAACCGATGCTGCGATTGCGACCTCTATCGTCGATGCTGTTGATGAAACTGGCTATCTTACGGTGCCGCTAGAAGACATTCTGGAAAGCATGGGGGATGAAAACGTCGCATTGGACGAGGTTGAAGCCGTGCTCAAACGAATTCAACACTTTGATCCTATTGGTGTTGCTGCCCGTAATTTGCGTGAATGCCTGTTAGTACAATTATCGCAATATGCCAAAGACACCCCCTATCTTGCCGAAGCGCGCTTGGTTATTAGCGATTATCTGGATTTGCTAGGCAACCATGATTTCCGCACGATGATCCGTTTAAGCCGGCTAAAAGAAGATACACTTAAAGAAGCCATTGCTCTGATTCAGTCACTGGACCCGCGCCCTGGTCAGTCTATTAATACCGGGGAGTCTGAGTATGTCATTCCTGATGTTTTGGTACGTAAAGACAAAGGGCACTGGACGGTCGAGCTTAATGCCGATAGCATTCCACGCCTGAAAATCAACCAGCAGTATGCGGCAATGGGCAGTAATACCCGTAATGACAGTGACGGGCAGTTTATCCGCAGTAATCTGCAAGAAGCAAAATGGTTGATAAAAAGCCTTGATAGTCGCAATGAAACGCTGCTGAAAGTGGCGCGCTGCATTGTAGAACAGCAAGTGGCTTTTTTTGAGAATGGGCCTGAATTTATGAAACCCATGGTGCTGGCAGATATTGCCCAAGCCGTGGATATGCATGAGTCGACAATCTCCCGTGTGACCACGCAGAAATTCCTGCACAGTCCTCGGGGCATTTTCGAGCTGAAATATTTCTTCTCCAGTCACGTCAATACAGAGAGCGGGGGTGAAGCTTCTTCTACCGCAATCCGTGCGCTGGTGAAAAAATTGGTTGCGGCAGAAAACCCTGCCAAACCACTGAGCGACAGTAAACTGACCACTCTATTATGTGAACAAGGCATTATGGTGGCACGGCGTACCGTCGCGAAGTACCGAGAGTCGTTATCCATCCCGCCGTCAAACCAGCGTAAACAGTTGGTTTGA
- the hpf gene encoding ribosome hibernation promoting factor: MQLNITGHHVEITEALREFVTTKFAKLEQYFDRINQVYVVLSVEKVKQIAEATVHVNGGELHASSEQEDMYAAIDILVDKLARQLNKHKDKLKQH; this comes from the coding sequence ATGCAGCTCAATATTACCGGACATCATGTCGAAATAACCGAAGCATTACGCGAGTTTGTTACCACTAAATTTGCCAAACTTGAGCAATATTTTGATCGAATTAATCAAGTGTATGTGGTTTTAAGTGTCGAGAAAGTAAAACAAATTGCAGAAGCGACGGTACATGTGAATGGAGGGGAGTTGCACGCAAGCTCAGAGCAGGAGGATATGTACGCCGCGATTGATATTTTGGTTGATAAACTGGCTCGCCAGTTGAACAAACACAAAGACAAATTGAAACAACATTAG
- the ptsN gene encoding PTS IIA-like nitrogen regulatory protein PtsN: protein MINDPALQLSSVLNIECTKSSVHCSSKKRALEIISELAAKQLNLPSQIVFDAVLTRERMGSTGIGNGIAIPHGKLEEDTLRAVGVFIRLEQPIAFDAIDNQPVDLLFALLVPADQCKTHLHTLSLVAKRLADKTVCRRLRAAQSDDELYQIITELPPETA, encoded by the coding sequence ATGATCAACGATCCAGCATTGCAATTAAGCTCGGTATTAAATATCGAGTGCACCAAAAGCTCCGTACATTGCTCAAGTAAAAAACGGGCTTTGGAAATTATCAGCGAGTTAGCTGCCAAACAGCTCAACCTGCCATCACAGATCGTTTTCGATGCTGTATTAACCCGCGAACGTATGGGCAGCACCGGCATTGGTAATGGTATCGCGATACCTCATGGCAAGCTGGAAGAAGATACACTGCGCGCTGTAGGTGTATTTATTCGTCTGGAACAACCTATAGCTTTCGATGCTATTGATAACCAACCGGTTGATCTATTATTTGCCTTGTTGGTTCCAGCAGATCAATGTAAAACTCACTTACACACTTTGTCTTTAGTAGCCAAGCGATTAGCTGATAAAACAGTGTGTCGTCGTTTACGGGCGGCGCAAAGTGATGACGAGCTTTATCAGATCATTACTGAATTACCGCCAGAAACAGCGTAA
- the rapZ gene encoding RNase adapter RapZ, producing MVLMIVSGRSGSGKSVALRALEDMGFYCVDNLPVVLLPQLASTLADRNISAAVSIDVRNMPESPEVFEHAMTQLPDSFSPQLLFLDADRNTLIRRYSDTRRLHPLSTKNLSLESAIDEESDLLEPLRSRADLIIDTSEMSVHELAEMLRTRLLGKRERELTMVFESFGFKHGIPIDADYVFDVRFLPNPHWDPKLRPMTGLDKPVISFLDRHTEVHNFIYQTRSYLELWLPMLETNNRSYLTVAIGCTGGKHRSVYVAEQLADYFRARGKNVQSRHRTLEKRK from the coding sequence ATGGTGCTGATGATTGTCAGCGGCCGTTCCGGTTCAGGGAAGTCTGTTGCTTTGCGCGCATTGGAAGATATGGGCTTTTACTGCGTCGATAACTTGCCGGTGGTTCTGTTACCGCAATTGGCGAGTACACTTGCCGATAGGAATATCTCCGCTGCAGTGAGCATAGACGTGCGCAATATGCCTGAATCTCCGGAGGTATTTGAACATGCCATGACCCAACTGCCAGACAGTTTTTCACCGCAGTTGCTGTTTTTGGATGCTGACCGCAATACCCTGATTCGTCGCTACAGTGATACCCGTCGCCTGCATCCGCTGTCGACTAAAAATTTGTCATTAGAAAGTGCTATCGATGAAGAAAGCGACCTGCTGGAGCCTTTGCGCTCACGGGCTGACTTGATTATTGATACATCTGAAATGTCAGTGCATGAATTGGCTGAGATGCTGCGTACCCGCCTGCTGGGTAAACGCGAGCGCGAGCTGACCATGGTGTTTGAGTCCTTTGGCTTTAAGCACGGTATTCCCATTGATGCAGATTATGTCTTCGACGTGCGCTTCCTGCCAAACCCACACTGGGATCCGAAATTACGCCCAATGACCGGTTTGGATAAGCCCGTTATCTCCTTCCTTGATCGCCATACCGAAGTGCATAACTTCATTTACCAGACCCGCAGTTATCTGGAACTGTGGTTACCAATGCTGGAAACCAATAACCGCAGTTATCTGACGGTTGCCATTGGGTGTACCGGCGGTAAGCACCGCTCCGTCTATGTTGCTGAACAATTGGCCGATTATTTCCGCGCTCGCGGTAAGAATGTCCAATCACGTCATCGTACTCTGGAAAAGCGTAAATAA
- the npr gene encoding PTS phosphocarrier protein NPr — MTVKQTVEIKNKLGMHARPAMKLFELVQSFDAEVMLRNDSGTEAEASSVIALLMLDSAKGRQIEVEATGPDEIQALAAVIELFNSGFDED; from the coding sequence ATGACTGTCAAACAGACCGTTGAGATCAAAAACAAGTTGGGGATGCACGCCAGACCCGCAATGAAATTGTTCGAGCTGGTTCAGAGTTTTGATGCAGAAGTGATGTTACGCAATGACAGTGGTACAGAAGCCGAAGCCAGCAGTGTGATAGCACTGCTGATGCTCGACTCCGCCAAAGGCCGCCAGATTGAGGTGGAGGCCACCGGGCCTGATGAGATTCAAGCACTTGCTGCAGTTATTGAGTTGTTTAATTCAGGGTTTGATGAAGATTAA